In Anticarsia gemmatalis isolate Benzon Research Colony breed Stoneville strain chromosome 5, ilAntGemm2 primary, whole genome shotgun sequence, the following are encoded in one genomic region:
- the LOC142972741 gene encoding uncharacterized protein LOC142972741 isoform X1, producing the protein MATTMMTRKATLKETEGKLKLALLEIKTYKNENSQLLGERADSEEEIKKVNQKVLDLKGELAELHIDNMDLLDQRNRLQEEVNSFSSCNDTYLWSLGRITELESDLNEAHIKIVSLEHTIQLYDSGNTHNLYSELVGSGHQSLIGLKRSRILLLKTRSHNKLKRYSKVCRLIKKIEFNLSRYNKIKLLKNNNNKLVAEHRDLLVELDTCSEQLISTKVLYEKHTLDLKAKITTLQDRLSQMSLEYEQDTRDYILKYDEIAKVGLGVRLYNKLPSSVMDLPQQKFKLVVKDHLIKRGYYKIDDYIMDKKSWD; encoded by the exons ATGGCCACCACAATGATGACCCGTAAAGCCACACTTAAGGAAACCGAAGGCAAACTGAAGCTTGCTTTGCTCGAGATAAAGACGTACAAAAATGAGAATAGTCAACTGTTGGGGGAACGTGCTGACAGCGAGGAGGAGATAAAGAAGGTCAACCAGAAGGTCTTGGATCTGAAGGGTGAACTCGCTGAGCTCCATATTGACAACATGGACCTACTGGATCAGCGCAACCGGCTTCAAGAGGAAGTTAACTCCTTCAGCAGCTGTAATGACACCTATCTGTGGTCCTTGGGGCGTATTACTGAACTAGAATCTGATCTTAATGAAGCTCACATTAAGATAGTTTCGTTAGAGCATACAATCCAGTTATATGATAGTGGCAATACTCATAATCTCTATTCTGAGCTAGTAGGCTCTGGTCATCAGTCATTGATAGGTTTGAAACGCTCAAGAATACTTTTGCTTAAGACTAGGAGCCATAACAAACTTAAGAGGTATTCAAAAGTTTGTAGGTTGATAAAAAAGATCGAATTTAATCtcagtaggtacaataaaattaaattattgaaaaataataacaataaattagtgGCAGAACATAGGGATTTACTAGTAGAATTAGACACCTGTAGCGAACAATTGATTTCAACCAAGGTGTTGTATGAAAAGCACACTCTGGACTTAAAGGCTAAAATCACCACTTTACAGGATAGACTATCTCAAATGAGCTTAGAATATGAACAGGACACTAGGGACTACATACTCAAATATGATGAGATTGCCAAAGTTG gtcttggtgttcggttgtacaacaaacttcccagcagtgttatggatctaccccaacaaaaattcaaattagttgttaaagatcatcttattaaaaggggttattataagatcgacgattatataatggacaagaaatcatgggattag
- the LOC142972741 gene encoding uncharacterized protein LOC142972741 isoform X2 codes for MATTMMTRKATLKETEGKLKLALLEIKTYKNENSQLLGERADSEEEIKKVNQKVLDLKGELAELHIDNMDLLDQRNRLQEEVNSFSSCNDTYLWSLGRITELESDLNEAHIKIVSLEHTIQLYDSGNTHNLYSELVGSGHQSLIGLKRSRILLLKTRSHNKLKRSWCSVVQQTSQQCYGSTPTKIQISC; via the exons ATGGCCACCACAATGATGACCCGTAAAGCCACACTTAAGGAAACCGAAGGCAAACTGAAGCTTGCTTTGCTCGAGATAAAGACGTACAAAAATGAGAATAGTCAACTGTTGGGGGAACGTGCTGACAGCGAGGAGGAGATAAAGAAGGTCAACCAGAAGGTCTTGGATCTGAAGGGTGAACTCGCTGAGCTCCATATTGACAACATGGACCTACTGGATCAGCGCAACCGGCTTCAAGAGGAAGTTAACTCCTTCAGCAGCTGTAATGACACCTATCTGTGGTCCTTGGGGCGTATTACTGAACTAGAATCTGATCTTAATGAAGCTCACATTAAGATAGTTTCGTTAGAGCATACAATCCAGTTATATGATAGTGGCAATACTCATAATCTCTATTCTGAGCTAGTAGGCTCTGGTCATCAGTCATTGATAGGTTTGAAACGCTCAAGAATACTTTTGCTTAAGACTAGGAGCCATAACAAACTTAAGAG gtcttggtgttcggttgtacaacaaacttcccagcagtgttatggatctaccccaacaaaaattcaaattagttgttaa
- the LOC142972741 gene encoding uncharacterized protein LOC142972741 isoform X3: MATTMMTRKATLKETEGKLKLALLEIKTYKNENSQLLGERADSEEEIKKVNQKVLDLKGELAELHIDNMDLLDQRNRLQEEVNSFSSCLGVRLYNKLPSSVMDLPQQKFKLVVKDHLIKRGYYKIDDYIMDKKSWD; this comes from the exons ATGGCCACCACAATGATGACCCGTAAAGCCACACTTAAGGAAACCGAAGGCAAACTGAAGCTTGCTTTGCTCGAGATAAAGACGTACAAAAATGAGAATAGTCAACTGTTGGGGGAACGTGCTGACAGCGAGGAGGAGATAAAGAAGGTCAACCAGAAGGTCTTGGATCTGAAGGGTGAACTCGCTGAGCTCCATATTGACAACATGGACCTACTGGATCAGCGCAACCGGCTTCAAGAGGAAGTTAACTCCTTCAGCAGCT gtcttggtgttcggttgtacaacaaacttcccagcagtgttatggatctaccccaacaaaaattcaaattagttgttaaagatcatcttattaaaaggggttattataagatcgacgattatataatggacaagaaatcatgggattag